The region caagatcaagcagTCTGCCTCGGCTACCCGGAGACGTGTCTTTGTCATTGAGACGCAAGGTGGACGCTCTGGCTACGTTGCGACGCTcggtggtcttggtgttggtgcgTCGGCTGTGTACACCCCGGAAGAGGGTGTCAGCCTCGATATGCTCGCTGCGGACGTGCGCCATCTCAAAAACGTCTTCGCCCACGACCAGGGCCAGAGCCGTGCTGGTCGCCTCATCTTGATCAACGAGAAGGCTTCCAAGGTGTACAATGCCAAGTTGATTGCCGACATCCTCCGCGAAGAGTCACACGGCAGGTTCGAGAGTCGCGAGGGTATTCCTGGTCACATGCAGCAGGGTGGTGTACCGTCGCCCATGGACAGGTGCCGGGCTGTCAGACTGGCCATACGGTGTATCCAGCACCTGGAGCAATTTGGCCGCAACGTGCACAACAGGGTCAAGGTGGACCCCATGAGCACAACGGTTATTGGCATCAAGGGTGCGAGCGTGGTCTTTACGCCTGTTAAgcaggttgaggaggaggagacggactGGCCCAACAGACGGCCAAAGGCGGCGTACTGGCTGGGCATGAAGGAGATTGTCGACATTCTGGGTGGCCGTCCCAAGTATGAGCTCCCCGAGTCGGACTTGACTGGTATCAAGGCGAAGGATGTCAAGCGTGGGATTGTGCCGCCTTGAATGGGATGGGACTGAAGAGTCGAAACAGGAAGTCTTTTGACGGTTGTTTCTCTCCGTGACTTGGGCTGTCATTGCTGCAATGATGATTCATCAAGTACCTCTTCCCCTTGTTGTCGTCTAGCATCACCGACGAAGGGATCGGTAAATTCATGcaagaagggaagggggaaaataGACAAGGACAAAGGCTCGGGACTGGTTGGTGTGAGAGGGGGTTATAGGATGGATGAGTGGGCTTTAGTTAGGGCAAaaaacaccatcatctctACCACTACCTTAGCACCGATACAAGAATAAAATAGGAAGCTGTAAAGTGCAACAATAGACTCTGGAACGCATAGCTCCTCAATATGCAGTTATATGTGTGGTTGCTTGGCGAGAGACAGCACTCTTGGAAATGGTATCATATTTGTTGAGAAACAATCTGGCAACACTTTTGTACAATAACCCAGCTAGATTGCCACCCTCCGACCGACTTCTTGAGTGATTTGAGCGAGTGAACGAGCGAACAAAAAGCCATTCTCGTTTCCAAAGTGGAAATACACACCGATGCACACAATCTCTCTTCACGCCTTCAAAaacgacaaccacccccGATCCGGCTGCCTCAAATCCTCCACAAAgtccttcaccctcctctgcctctcctcaataaccttctcctcggccgacCACCGATCCGTCACCTCCTGCTCCCGCTGCGCCTGCCGCTCTCCCCAAAGcccaccaaaccaccccctgTTATTCTCCTTGGTCGTCGCCATCCGCTGTTGCTGccgctccagctcctccctcctcgcctgctcctccctctgcaACCTAGCCACCATCTTCGCCCAGTTCTCCAGCCCCGTCACAAGACAGTCCCTGcacaccctcctcacagGCTTCATCTCCCTCAAGTTCGGGTTAATCTTGTGAAGCTGCTCCTCCGCGACATCAACCGCCTCTCTCGTCCAGGATAGTCCTTCCTCTCTCGCGTCAGGGTTGGTGGCATACATGATCTCTCCAATGTGCAGGCTCAACGCAGCTTCCTGACACCTCTCGGCTGCGTTGCGGATAGGGGGGGCGATCCCATCCCCCGGTCCTTCTGGGTACGGTGGGGGGGTGAAGATTTTGGCACAGGCGTTGTAGACACCCGACCAAAACCCCCTGTTTTGAGAAGAGGGTTTTACTTTACGTAGCTGGGAGGTCAAGTCCAGCtctgaggggagggggagcgagCGACGGgctttgaggagggagatgtaCACGGGAAGGGCAAAGTTGATGTCGCCTTGACGAGCGCGGAAATCGGCATAggcggtgagggtgttgaggaggttttCAGACGGCAACCCGGCTTCCTCGTTGAGGGTCATTGCTTTTGGGTcgagggggggggcgggggtggtgttctCGATTTGTTTGAGGGCGAGGTGGAGGGCGTCTTCGTAGATGATGCTTGCTGGTCCGGCGATGCCTTTATACTCTAGCCAGGAGCCATAAGCAAGGCCAGCGTCAATCTTCTGGCGGTCGGTGAAGCCGACCGTGTTGAGGATTTTCAGGTAGATTTCGTTTGGGTTATCGTGACGGAGGATgcaatcttcttctctggGGGCTTTACGGAAACCAGGGGGGACGGGTTTTGGATAGGGGTTGGAGGGACCGATCATCGTCCCCGGGGGGAAGGTTCCCCCGTTTGCTGTGTCCCAGACCCAACCTTCCATGTGCTCGGCGGCTTTGGCCCAGAACATCATTGCGTCGAAGTAGGCTCTTCTCCATTCTTCAGATTTGGCCGTGATGTCCTTTGTTCCCTTGGGGCCGTCTGGTGCGTCCTTTAGGCCGGCTCCCTCGAACTCTGGGTCGTGTAACCGCTTGATTACCGTGTCGATCCAGTGTCCTACTTGGATCCAATCCACCGCATTGCCGTGCTTAGGGTCGTAGAGGGCGATGTTGGCCATACGCATTCGGAAGCGGGTCATGAAACTCCATTCTTCTGTTGTGGGATAGTCCCTTTCGTTGCGCTCGCAAAAGTAGGCGAAGGAGATACCAAAGATTGCGAAGCCGGCGATCCAGATGTAGCCGACGTATTTGATTCCCGTCAGGATTTCATATCTGAGCTGAGCCCTCCGCTCCGTCGTCATGTGTCGTACTCTCGTCACCCATGTCGACGTCGAGCTCGAGGGCACGGAAAGAAAAGGGACGTCTGGTCGGGCGCGGAGGTTGTGCCGAGCTACGGCGGCCTGGAAGAAGTTGCGCTGGGCCGTCTGGGCCCCCGCCCGGCGCAGCATGAGGCGGGAGGACCGCATCGTGACTGTGGAAAGCGAAGACATGGCTGTCGATATCGTTTTCGAGCTCGGATGTGGGATGGTGTAGACTGAATGGTGTGGTTACCGTTATGGTGTCATTGGTTTAGCACATAGCTGGCTGGCAAAGATACCAAGCGCCGTCGCCAGCACTGGAAAGGTATGTATGGTTTTCGGGGCGCTGGTCGAGTTCAAAGATGGGATTTTTGTCAATGACGATGGATGCTCGTAGCTCGAAATGCCTCCACTTTTCTCCAAGGGTTCCTGGTTCGGCTTGGCgaaacccccaccccacaTGAGCGTCGAAGCTGAAGCTTGGGCCATCGAAGAGACGACCCCCCTGCCTGgtccatc is a window of Podospora pseudopauciseta strain CBS 411.78 chromosome 1, whole genome shotgun sequence DNA encoding:
- a CDS encoding hypothetical protein (EggNog:ENOG503NVEW) — protein: MSSLSTVTMRSSRLMLRRAGAQTAQRNFFQAAVARHNLRARPDVPFLSVPSSSTSTWVTRVRHMTTERRAQLRYEILTGIKYVGYIWIAGFAIFGISFAYFCERNERDYPTTEEWSFMTRFRMRMANIALYDPKHGNAVDWIQVGHWIDTVIKRLHDPEFEGAGLKDAPDGPKGTKDITAKSEEWRRAYFDAMMFWAKAAEHMEGWVWDTANGGTFPPGTMIGPSNPYPKPVPPGFRKAPREEDCILRHDNPNEIYLKILNTVGFTDRQKIDAGLAYGSWLEYKGIAGPASIIYEDALHLALKQIENTTPAPPLDPKAMTLNEEAGLPSENLLNTLTAYADFRARQGDINFALPVYISLLKARRSLPLPSELDLTSQLRKVKPSSQNRGFWSGVYNACAKIFTPPPYPEGPGDGIAPPIRNAAERCQEAALSLHIGEIMYATNPDAREEGLSWTREAVDVAEEQLHKINPNLREMKPVRRVCRDCLVTGLENWAKMVARLQREEQARREELERQQQRMATTKENNRGWFGGLWGERQAQREQEVTDRWSAEEKVIEERQRRVKDFVEDLRQPDRGWLSFLKA